ttaatattattttatattttactatttatttaatttaattttttatatgataaaaaataatagaatattcaatgagtattaatattattgtatttgtataaattgataaaaaaattcaataaatattataaattttaatatttgttcttttagcttcttctttacatattttatacgatatatattttaatttttatataaaataataataaaaaataaaagaattgatgtattttttaaGAGGAAGGCTAATATTTAAGAATGAGAATatataacttttacaatatcaacaccTGTAGATAGtttttctactttaatgaatcacgaAAAAAGTAAGATACAATCTTCAAAAGTTTAAAAGTTACATCTGatgagtttgaccttaatttttTGGAATGAGACCTTGAAAAACGATTttaaatttggcaatatcaTCCAAATCAGAGAGATGAAATTAGACGAACTTATCTTAAATAGAGTTCATATCAAAAGCTTTTTGACAAGTTTCACCACTGGGTGTATGGGCCTTTCTTAAGCGTGACCAGGAGCAGGGAACTCTATCATTGTGTGTCGTTATTCATCAAGCAAAACctaaataatatcaattttcttGTGTTCTCTCTAAGCTCCAACAAATGAGTAATGTTAGATGCATGATTATGTTTACACTTTGGTGAAAATTCTGGGAAAtttgacttcacgtgaagttgatatttgagagtcgctagataaaaatttagttaaatgagtcaaattatctaacggctctcaggtatcaacttcacgtgaagtcgactgcacctgagttttcaccttatatttttcttatgcATCTTTAATTTTGGGTATTAAGAgtaattgataaaaaatgagaaaaattaaaatattttttatgtaataaaaaattatacacaaAAGAGatgtatagaaaaaaaataaaacaaacatcattattttttaacaataattttatataaattttatctatgtatttattatttgttctttctaacaaaattcatatttacTTTAGGTTACATCCACTCAATTTTAATATGATATTAGAATATATCTATTTATATCGAGGCCTAAAAAGATAATAGttaaacccaaaaaaaataaaagttcacCCAATAAAAGTGGTCTCATCCACTTCTACCAGATTTTATAGAGGTCGGGACGACAACGGCAGTTCAattttacttatttgaataagtaacTAACTCTTAATATATCTCCCACTTAAAAAGAAACGGTCATCTACTATTAGAGGTGgaaatattctaaaattttatcatCTTTTATTCTACTATAAATATACCAACACCCTACCCTTAGgtatattcaaaattcaatttatttaaaaatctgCTTAAAACCCTTGTTAATTTAAACATCTCTACTCCCACTTtctcacaaaaaaaattcagatgaTCACATTTTGGTATCAATATAAGTCGAACATTGTCTCAAAAAAAATCTAGATTGTACGTCTAGACCCAAATACCACTTAGTCTTAAGTAACCTGAAAAACAATATAATATCTATGCAATGATTTATTAaactatttttctttcattttttaatctaatatCTTTTTGTTGTGCATTACTTTCCTTTTTCCTCCACACGTTGATCAAGAGTATGAGATTAAGTATAAAAGCTACGCAGATCAGTAGCTAGTAATAAACATTAACATTATTGTTGGGAAATGTTTCATGTAAAAATTGTTTCTGTCTATTCATGGGTTACTCACTTAATAATGAGTCAATGAATAGTTGAATACAAACAAATTAATTAGCGTCACATTTCAGGCTTGATTCCTACGCATCCATACACAAAATAAAAGAAGCTATATAAGATATGTTAATGTAATGATGGGATGTGTGAATAGCGTATTCTGACCCGCTGCTTCATTCCGATCCCCTCTTGTGTTCCTACGTGAATCTCAATCTCAAATGTTTATTTGTGCTTCACGAAATCCATTTATTATATTGATTATGTTCATTTTGTCAAACCAATGAACCAAATTTGTAAGTGGTTTCACATTCAATTCCCacataaaacacaaattaaagcaCTCATCACGTTCATAATAGTTGCACACTTGCACTAATATACAGtatattgattaaaaatttataattgagGATTCCATATATACGTTTCTATCCACAAGGTTAAGATGAGTTGCTTTAATTAGAAGTGAAAAAGCATTGTAAGTGTGTACgtcccttttattttttattttttttttcttttattcgaATCAATCATAGGTAGAGAGGAAAGAGAACATCCGACCGGTTATGGCACCGGTTCACCGGTTTTCCGGCCCGACCGGCCGGGTCGGTCCGGTTCTGACAACACTGGCATAGacacatcaaatttttttttttgcacaacAGACATGTGCTAGCCAGTAGTGGACCACAGCTGAGAATATCATCTGTGAAAGAGGCCCTTAATCGTTGTTGGGCCTAAACAACCTTAGTAGATTTTTAAGAAAGGCAGCCCATTTTTTGGAACAAACTAGAACTTCTATTCTAgcggaaaaaaatattattttaagaaaggCCCTATCAATAGTGTGAGCAAAATCCGAAAAATGTTGAGCAACGCACAAAGACAGATTACGTTGCTGTAACTCTTGCAAAAGAACATCTATTAGTGGCGATGGTGATGGTCAATGCATAGCAACAAATGTAATTTGATTCAAACTTCAAATCACTATAAGCATTTATGTATATCCATGTAGCATTCAATATCTGAAAAGAACTACTCAAATCTCCAATAATTTTAGGTAGGTACACGacatataaactaattaaactgGAAAGCTAGCTACTTTACTTAAGCTGCATGTGTgcttaaaacttaaaaagagTCTACTAAGGTTGCCTTGTTGGAACCAACGTCATCAAAGAGATAGACTTTAGTAACCCTCTTTAATAGcctttgataaaataatataagacAGTCACATATTAGTCATAGCAAACTACAGATCAtataagtcaccaaaaaaaactaCAGATCATATAATATAGCAGTAACCGAAAACTTTTGTAATAAGAACAGAGGCGACAAAATGTCAGAAGTGGGATTTGAACCCACGCCCTCGTTAGAGGACCAGAACTTGAGTCTGGCGCCTTAGACCACTCGGCCATCCTGACTTCTTGTTAGTTGTTTCACACAGATAGTTATCattctaatttatatatatataaatacgcACATGTAGATGACCGAGAAATTTGATTGACACTAGaaagaacatatatatatatcatatatgctgTAGAATTTTATAAGGGAGAGATTGTTAATTAAAAATGTCGTTCCGAGCATATTAGGCAAAATTGAGAGCTAAGTACAACCGCCGTAAGATGATTTGTATTGGTTTTTGAAATTCCAAAGGTGGAAAATTTAATTGAagattatttatttcatgtacTTTATTCTCTCATATCtcatattcttttaaattttccaCTGAAGATAAAGAATAATGGTTTGAAACATTTCATTGTAGACAACACTGTTTATCAAAATTCGAATATATAGTATCATTTGTGATCTTTGCATGTAGCAAAATTTAATCGCTTAAACCCTCTCAATTGGTAGAAAACACATGGGACTGTCAAATGTCAATAATTCATTTCGTTTATTAAGAGTTTCAAAAGTCTTTTTTACATAGCACAGGTTTCAAAAGAAAATATGTGTACTCTGAATTTCTTGCAATAAAAAcaaaggaagagagagaaagaatcGAATATAATCGATTACTACTACAAAAAGTTGGGCCTCCAAAATCTGCAATCACTTTTCTAAGACTAAGAATAATGTTGGTGAATGGTGAGGAGATATGTGATTTTCCCCTAGCGTTACAGGTTTTGGTTGTTGAAGAATGTAGAATGAGGCAGCAAAGTTATAGTGGGTCTTACTCAAAGTAATATTCCGATCCATTTGTAAATATGTATCTATTCACACTTTGTAATCTTAGTTCCCAACTTTCTTCCTCTCATTTGCACTCCATCTATCACACTCTCGACAAGTTCAAATAACATCAAATCTAAAACTTTATATCCACAAGTTAGTTGTTACATTTTATGCATGGGCATGCAGCCCAAACAGTGTCACAACTCATAAGTCACAACCTCCATTCTTCTCTTACCAATGGGTTCCTTATTGTTTTCCTATTACTGTTTCTCTACACAGATTGCATTCATCTTGTTTCTATTTTGCTTGGGTAGGTTCTCTCGTTCCTTTCTTTTCTACTTGATCTTatatattcatcaaataaaatGGTCAATATTTATCTATTTGGAATATAGATAAAGGAGCATTAGGGGCCAAGTTTACAATAATTAACAAGTGTGATTACACGGTGTGGCCTGGGATTCTTGCCAATGCTGGCAGCTCCGCATTGGATACCACCGGCTTCCACCTCCCATCCGGCGGGTCGAGGAGCTTTCAAGCCCCACCCAATTGGTCAGGCAGGTTTTGGGGCCGGACCGGCTGCAATTTTGACCCCAATACCCAACAGGGCACCTGCACCACAGGGGATTGTGGCTCCAACAAACTTGAATGCAATGGTGCCGGGGCAGACCCACCCGTAACACTAGCGGAGTTCACAATCGGGTCGGGTTCCCAATCCCAGGTATGTCTGTCTTTAGAATTTCCTGTGAAGTAAATTGATATTCTATGACTAACCTTAATTGATTAGGATTATTACGACGTCAGCCTGGTTGACGGATACAATCTTCCTATGATGGTGGATGCGGGTGGCGGGTCGGGTGAGTGTGGGTCAACGGGTTGCATAGCTGACCTGAACCGGCAATGCCCGAATGAGTTGAGAGTTAGTAACCGAGTGGCATGCAAGAGCGCGTGTGAAGCGTTTCAGAGGGCTGAATACTGCTGCAGCGGCACCTACGCTTCACCTGCCACATGCAAGCCTTCGGTTTACTCCACCATGTTCAAGAGCGCGTGCCCCAAATCGTATAGCTACGCATATGACGACCTTACGAGTACATTTACGTGTACGGGAGCTGATTATACCATCACATTCTGCCCTTCAACCACAAGGTAACTAACCACAATAAAGTAGATTctcattattatttaatttctttgccACTTTGTGACTTATCCTATCTGTACTACATGCATGCATGTTATTATTTAGTTTACTACTTTACTTTGATTAGCACTTTCGGTTATAAGTCCACAAGTTATAATTAAGCCagtcaaataaaaatatcaaaaatattttttttaaagatattttttaaaaattaaaatttaacatatacaataatcaattaaaatatcttatttttattaaaattagaccggacaaatcaatttaacaaaaaaattaataaattaaattttgaatcgatataaattaatattttttataaaaaataactataatatttctattataaaaaaagctaaaataacactcctattatatatatatattgaaaattctaaattttaatcctatgacgagaaaaaagaaaagagctaaaatttagaattctcaaaattaatatatataataagagtattttagtcattttttataataagggtattattgtagttattttttataaaacataatattaatttagatcaattcaaaatttaattcaccatttttcagttaaattaatttgtctggcctaagtttaacaaaaataatacaattcaatctattatatgtgttaaattttaattattaaaaaacatcttAATAAAAAACGTCTTAGACGTCTTTATGGAAGTAGattctaaatttatttatgtGTTTGTATGCAGCCAAAAATCAGCAAGAGTGTCACCACCAGCGCCACCTGAAACAGGAACAGGGGAGATGCCTATGATAGTGAACAGTTCATGGTTCTCTGATATTTTTTATGGACTCTCGCCCAAGTCCTACTCTTGCCCAACCTTACTCATTGCCACTCTCACTATCCTAATTTTTCTCAATTTGCAATCCTCATAGTGCATGCATTTTAaggttactttttttttccatgAATGTATCATATTTAAGAATAACAGATAATTATTGTCTTTCATATATTAATTTGGAGGACAATTATTGCATTCAAAATCTCATGCACCACTCAGAAAAAAAGAAACTGTTTTTAGTGAGGgattataattattgaattggAGAGAGGGGTTTGATCTAGGAGcactatatataaaaagaagtgATTATGCGTTTGCTTGGCTTAGAATTGGAGCAATATGGTTGGTAATTGTGGTGGCCACTACTGTCTCTAGCTATGTTAACTAGGCAGCCAAAGTAACACAACTTTGCGGGAATTTGAAGTTTGGTACCAACTCATTTTGGGTTATGTCTAATTTTGATCTGCGACACCGTTAATCTAGCATTGCCTATGATTTTGATAACCATAGATTATGTGAATATCTTTTGAAATAAACTCAGAATAAGTATGCATGTTAGCATACtagttttatttaatatatttttgcaACATTGTTAAAAAAGAACACTGAAAAATGATTTGTGTTTTCCATATAATCCAACCTTGTCTAGGTTTAAGAGATAGATAAGTTACTATAATTGTTCCTGCCTGTGGTTGCATCGATACCATGCCTTCTATTAATGATAACCGTTTTCTCCATCAACATGGATTGTTGTCTCCCACGATCTACTGAGCCTTCGCTCCTGCTCCATAGTTGCTACAATGTGCACCAAATTGCCTTCTTCCAATCAAGCACGTCACTTAGGATGGGCTCAACCTCTCCAATCAAACGAGCTTGAACTATCAGTAAATTATCAGattcaattacaattttttcAAAACCCAACTTTCTCTAAGATAACAGCATTACAATCTTCTCTGCTGCACCAATTAACAACTTTCCTCTATTGTCCCTTACTATAACTGCAATTGCACCTTCCTCTAAGTCCTTCCCGTGGTGGCTTCCAGGTAATAGCTCTGACTATTCTTCTTCAGTTGCTGTTGATTTTTCTCTGCTCATTCtctaatgatagtgaatttgaGGTTGATTTTTCTAGATTTCCAAATTTTCTAGCATAAGAAACCAATTCCACTTATCAATTCATCTTGATCAGCTGAGGCACTTATTCTGATCTTCCACACATTGCTTAGGAACCAATCTCCAAAAGTAGATGCTGTTTCTGCAGTTGGACACAACTGACTTTACGCCCCAAGTAAGATATTCCTTGTGCATGTTAGTGGagaatacatatattaattataattacaaattatgttattttaaattaaatgacttatacagatctcatttattattataaatactaaattggataagttataattattttttatttggaattaaataagaatagaactatatattatcttttggactttagatatattatcttttgggcTTTAGATATTGTTCTTGTGTGAGTAGCCGACTCTCAGGCATAGTTTGTCCTGCTCAATGTTTGAACTCACCTATCCTTGGATTGGGTGAGAGTCGGCTCTTCCAAGAACGGCGACGGTGGGCACCTGCAAAAGCACTTTAACGCTCAAGTTAGTAAAAGCAGAAGATACATGAAGTACTTCTCTCGTGTCAGGAGTGGATGTATTTATAGAGTTGTTGTATTACAGGAGCTTACTTAGTGGGTCTAATATTGTGGAGTTGCTTAAAATGTGAACCTAATTATGTGATAACTGCTCTTTATTGATGTTTGACTTCTTAAGATAAGCACGCACCTACTCCACATATTCCTAAGGTAGCAcgtgtttatttatttagttttaagaaGATTCTGATTTATATAGTTTTACCTGAGTCAGGTTATAGCCAACGGAAcatatactatttttatttgagttttagggtttaataGGTTTcatactcaaatataaatagtgtcTTCTGAGTAGGGATAGCAAAACTTTCTGAAACGTGAGGAACCCTACGGGAACCGTCTCAAATAGGATCTGACTGTGGGAAATTTTTCTCGCAGGGATAGGAACGGGGAACAAAATTTTCCGAAGCAGGCGCAGGGACCCGAGCGGAGATCCCTGCCCTATCTCCACTAATCTCtgaaattcataaatttattgaattgttcttaatagtttatttgtcatatatgttttttagttatttcacacacacacacacacaaatcCTCATTTACATAACCCTTCTTCAATTCAGAAATTCCTAGCGCTGTCCATACTCCATCTAACCTCTCTACAGCCACCCCCTCTCGACTCTCCCTTTTCATCGCATAGCCATACCTCACCATGCCATCATCCTCACTGCGTCATGTTCTCTATTTGCGGCGTTTCTTTCCGTAATTCTGTCGTTGTATCCATTCTCCTCTCTGTTGCAGTCTTGCAGCGTCTCCCACCTCGTCCACTACTCCATCCTCAGACTTGCCGATGCATCTTTCCACTGTATCATTTCGAAAGAAGTACCATCTTATTGTTTAgattttttgtatgaaatattgttatttttgtatAGAATGGATACTTACAACTCTATTCATatggaaattaataattagttagaaCTATTAGATAAATGGAAAATGGAGTCCTCGCGGGGAATGGGACCCTGTGAAGAATGTGGATGGGGAGCAATATTCTCCCACAGTGGGAAATGGAAACGAGGACAGAAAGCAAATCTGGGGGTGGGAATGGGGAGCAGGGAGGCATCCTCTGCTCCCGCTCTGTCCCGTTGACATACTTCGCTCCCGCTCTGTCTCGTTGATATCCCTACTTTAGGGTTTCAATTTTTAACATACTAAAGCCGTCTCAGCAATTATTTCTCCATTAGAAAAGTTACAATTCAACCGCTTaagaatacaaaaaattttggttgaaGCAGATCGAAAGAAATATaagattcaaaattttctaaTCATAATTCATGTTTATAAATTCGGGTACACTTACACATtcaagtattttattttttaataatttaacataaataatcTTTGAATTAAGGAATTTTGGAAAAATTCTAACCGTTCATGTATAGGGTGATAATGTTTAGTAATCTCTCTTTTTAAATTGCATATTTGTCAAGTAGGATCGTAGCCATATTTCTCTTGTAGAGATTATTCACACACAAACCTTGTGTGCAACtggatccttttttttttgttcaggGCCGAACGGGTCAGGATGCAACTAGATCTATATCCAGAATCACAAATTGCAGTGTTTTGTTTTGGATCAACAAGCACAAAAACGTACAAAGAGGGTGGGTTTATTTGGACTTTTAACTCTTAATTGGATTTGATATTGGGGCCAAGTTTGTCGGCTACTCGGCTGAACAAAATAGCTTAAGCACTTGATCATTATTGTTGAAATTTGCAAGACGTCAAGTCCAATAGTTTTAGAACAAAAAGAATAggaagaaacaaaacaaaagaaaaacttaTAGCGTACCTCcaattcagtgaatttttttttttggtgactccTCCAATTCAGTGATTAAAAGTGGAAATGgatctctcaatttttttttaataataaaaaaaagtaaagtcttattattaattttataagtggcattaaaaataaatatgagaaaaagaataataaaagattagATATcacattttaaacttttaattttttttttaaaattgagagGATCCATTCCGATTAAAAGCCACTAACTGAACTACTGAAGTAAACATAAACTTTAATAAAGCAACCAACTTGTATTGAAAATAGAATCGATAATAAGTAAGGTAGGATAGAATTCTATTCTAACTGTATTCATGAATtgacaatatttttaaaattctacttTAATTCTACTTgcactttaaaattttaaatcatacgCTACTTTACTCTActcataaaaatatcaaatttcatTTAGGTACTAAAGTTTTTAAATGATcaatgatatatgatttttacttttgttttatttttattttatgttaacattataaatatacaaataatctaaattgttaaattaattaattagtttagtggttgtttatttattataagtTATTACATGAGAAAGGTTGTGAGTTCATCTCTCATCTCCttcattatataattaatttttagaaaatatatgtGTTATATATGAGATGCGCGAACATATATAAAACACGGGGACATGgtatatgtataaaatataaaatatatttttagataaattacaataaatttttaatattttattggtattaaaatataaaataattttttaattatttttaatgtattcttttaactatataaaaatatttaaaatattttttgttttaataaaaataatatatattatttttaaactcatttcaataatacatgttaagaataagTTCGGATACGctgacacgtgatggtatttaggtgtgtgtccggagaagaattttttattttttattaaaacatggTTGGACACGGCAGACACGTGTGTCAGACGAATGTCAATGAATATCGGGTCTAAAATGTATCCGATATGTGGACACAGCAATTCAGCAAAATATCCGTGcttcatatttatatatttaatttttataaatatatgtattatatatgagGTACggataaaataggatagaatatGCCAATAAACTATAGTTCAAATAGTATAATTTTCTCATACTCATTTAAATATCGCAGATTTAAATCTCcttatctttaataaataaaaaaaaagatatatgtaTCGCGAGCTCTAATTGAAAACATCATATCTACTTTATTCTCTTTGAAAGCCATCTAGCTGCCTACTTGAGTTCTAAAGTGTATGTATAGCGATCATTATTGgatttgaaatataaaatttgaaacaagttTTTAAACATGttgaaataaaactaaaatattgaAGCAAATTCCATCCAAGCTAACTCATGTGGACTTCAACTTGGCATAAATAACATCTTGGACGACCTATAATTACTAATCGGTATCTTAATTAGTTCTTGATGCATTTCATCGACATGCGGTTTAATTAAGTACTCAAAACCTTCTCTaactaaaaatgatttttttttctttcaaataatATTGTCAAATGTAATTTGACTAATTTCTCATCACCCTGCggtatttttcttcatcttACTTAAAATGcgtataataataaattacacTTGACAGTagcacttaaaaaaaaaataagtagaTTCATTTCTCCAGCTTATATAATTTAGTCTATTGAAATTTTCTGTCCAATAATCGTAAGAAGTAAGAACATACAAaagaaatttaatattttattttttaaaaagcaaAATGAGCTAACGAGAGGGTATTTATTTCTTAAATAGGAGTGATATAGCGTTGCTAGCTGAGTTATTTTAAACAGGTGAGAGATGAGAGAAAGAGTGAGACAGAAGGCGGAAAATATAGGGTGggttaaaattagaaaatatgCAAAAGATACTAATATTTGGAAATGAGAATACCAACATttgaaaaatgagtattttttcACTTCTATTGAAAatctttagaaaaatattttaaaaaataaattattctatcTGTTTAATTGGAGTAGACGCATTAGTGATATTTATAtatgacaaaaacaaaaaatgataatatgCAGAAACGNNNNNNNNNNNNNNNNNNNNNNNNNNNNNNNNNNNNNNNNNNNNNNNNNNNNNNNNNNNNNNNNNNNNNNNNNNNNNNNNNNNNNNNNNNNNNNNNNNNNNNNNNNNNNNNNNNNNNNNNNNNNNNNNNNNNNNNNNNNNNNNNNNNNNNNNNNNNNNNNNNNNNNNNNNNNNNNNNNNNNNNNNNNNNNNNNNNNNNNNNNNNNNNNNNNNNNNNNNNNNNNNNNNNNNNNNNNNNNNNNNNNNNNNNNNNNNNNNNNNNNNNNNNNNNNNNNNNNNNNNNNNNNNNNNaataaaaaataaaataattttttaaaaacatatatataaaaaataatattatcatgttaaaaataaaaagaaaattattataaattattatttttattattttaaaaattatactgTGGGTGtgaaattatctttttattattttaaatactataataagtgattgtgtgtatatttttagtttttatcaatatatatagatagttataatttaaaattttaaatatatcaaaaCCGATTTAGGTTGGTCGAGTAATCAGCTTAGTTGTCGTCCACTTAAACAAGTGCTGAGAGTTCGAATTCTATCTCATATGTGTTACACATTAGccaattgcagaatcttaaatgaaatttaaatttataatggaATAATACTTAATATGTTGGGGATTGTAAGAtgccaaaaaaatatatctatacctaaattttgttatatttttgccccactataaaatttttttaggtcCATCACTGATAATATGTATGTTTTTGCGTTCATCCGATACACAACGAAAGGTGAGGCTCTGAAGGCTATAGCAAAAATGAATCGTATACGATTGAGAGAAAAAATTGTGTACATGGGAGAAGCGAAGTATAGACGAACAACTGAGACAAAGGTCCGAAAGACAACTCGGGAAGGAGGTGATAGTCGAAAATAGACAAATTCTCAACCTCAGGGAGGAGATAACCGAAGGCAGGTAGAGAAACTAACAAGGCACCAAAAAGAACCAGACACACATAAAAATGGGTGGACGAAAAAAGTAGAAGTATCAGTGATGAAAGAGAATTTGGACTGGTTACAAAGAAGTCTGGTCGGTGGTGCGACGAAGGTAATTAGTTTTAGTTCCTTGAAGAAGATGATTGGAAAAAACCTGCCTCAAGTTGTCCAAGTATAGGAACTGGAtgcgtataaaattcttttgaCTTTCGATTCTGTATTGAATAGGAAGAAGTATATACGTTTAAAATGCAT
This portion of the Arachis duranensis cultivar V14167 chromosome 6, aradu.V14167.gnm2.J7QH, whole genome shotgun sequence genome encodes:
- the LOC107493246 gene encoding thaumatin-like protein 1 isoform X1 — translated: MGSLLFSYYCFSTQIAFILFLFCLDKGALGAKFTIINKCDYTVWPGILANAGSSALDTTGFHLPSGGSRSFQAPPNWSGRFWGRTGCNFDPNTQQGTCTTGDCGSNKLECNGAGADPPVTLAEFTIGSGSQSQDYYDVSLVDGYNLPMMVDAGGGSGECGSTGCIADLNRQCPNELRVSNRVACKSACEAFQRAEYCCSGTYASPATCKPSVYSTMFKSACPKSYSYAYDDLTSTFTCTGADYTITFCPSTTSQKSARVSPPAPPETGTGEMPMIVNSSWFSDIFYGLSPKSYSCPTLLIATLTILIFLNLQSS
- the LOC107493246 gene encoding thaumatin-like protein 1 isoform X2; the protein is MGSLLFSYYCFSTQIAFILFLFCLDKGALGAKFTIINKCDYTVWPGILANAGSSALDTTGFHLPSGGSRSFQAPPNWSGRFWGRTGCNFDPNTQQGTCTTGDCGSNKLECNGAGADPPVTLAEFTIGSGSQSQDYYDVSLVDGYNLPMMVDAGGGSGECGSTGCIADLNRQCPNELRVSNRVACKSACEAFQRAEYCCSGTYASPATCKPSVYSTMFKSACPKSYSYAYDDLTSTFTCTGADYTITFCPSTTR